One part of the Tenacibaculum sp. 190130A14a genome encodes these proteins:
- a CDS encoding TonB-dependent receptor, translating to MIKRLLLVAFVLFSSAAMVAQTTISGTVKDAALGEGIPGANIKVSRKAVGTTTDFDGNFTLTVTDQPPFTIEISSLGYQTKSVEITQNNQVVEVSLTENATSLDEVVVSASRTPERVMESPVTIERFDSRAIKNAASASYYDALENLKGVDVNSGGLTFKTVNTRGFATFGNERFVQLVDGMDNASPALNFAIGNLLGISELDVKSVEILPGAASALYGANAFNGIMLMTSRNPFDDQGISVGLKGGITSQEAAGDNAYYDASIRMAHVFDDKFAAKVSLSYLKGEEWHATDTRNTNGIGGTYIPGFREPGNPASDPNYDGANVYGDEVSTNIREASGGLGIIPNVNVSRTGYHERDLMNYEAKSVKFNGAIHYRPLGNDRVEIIWNSKFGTGNTIYQGQNRYSLKNFFMEQHKLEVRGKNFFIRGYFAGEDAGDSYDTRFAAIGVNSKWKSNTAWFGEYINTIAGINLAGNPLGLTEAQIHQAARDVADTGRPEPGSAEFTRILNEVTADPDLLTGSKFRDNTNYYHADGNLNLRDYIDWAEVQFGGSYRQYNLNSFGTIYTDGDSPISYDEYGVYSQIQKKMMDDRLKFTGSIRYDKAQNFDGNFSPRVSLAYAAGETKNHNFRASFQTGFRNPTTQDQYIGLGTGAGFIMGTAEDNLDRFVVNQSFNGTNYTITGRDAFTRGVSAASLRAGTPTLTTTDLVKPEKVTAFEVGYRGAIPLGENKLSVDFSTYYNQYENFIANKDIIVPLFGSFNNGIPDALALAALSSSASRVAISTKTNSEVDVTSYGIGLGLNTKVFNGFNVGLNYTWSKFDFDQAKDPDFEAGFNTPEHKVKAQFGHPNLFENFGFNVSARWQNEFYWQSTFLEGNVEDRTVIDAQINYAVPSIKSIFKVGGTNLTGEEYLSAPGVGAIGSQYYISWTINN from the coding sequence CAAGTTGTTGAAGTTAGTTTAACGGAGAATGCTACTTCTTTAGACGAGGTTGTAGTATCTGCTTCTAGAACTCCAGAACGTGTTATGGAATCTCCTGTAACAATTGAGCGTTTTGATTCTAGAGCAATTAAAAATGCTGCTTCTGCTTCTTACTATGACGCCTTAGAAAATTTAAAAGGAGTTGATGTAAACTCAGGAGGTTTAACTTTTAAAACAGTTAATACTCGTGGTTTTGCTACATTTGGTAATGAACGTTTCGTTCAGTTAGTAGATGGAATGGATAATGCATCTCCTGCCTTAAACTTCGCAATTGGAAACCTTTTAGGTATTTCTGAATTAGATGTGAAAAGTGTAGAAATTTTACCAGGTGCTGCTTCTGCTTTATATGGGGCAAACGCATTTAACGGTATCATGTTAATGACAAGTAGAAACCCTTTTGATGATCAAGGGATCAGTGTAGGATTAAAAGGAGGAATTACTAGTCAAGAAGCTGCTGGTGACAATGCATACTATGATGCAAGTATTAGAATGGCGCATGTTTTTGATGATAAATTTGCTGCAAAAGTTAGTTTAAGCTATTTAAAAGGTGAAGAATGGCATGCTACTGATACGAGAAATACCAATGGTATTGGAGGAACTTATATTCCAGGTTTTAGAGAGCCAGGAAACCCTGCTTCTGATCCTAACTATGATGGTGCGAATGTATACGGTGATGAGGTTTCTACAAACATTAGAGAAGCTTCAGGTGGGTTAGGAATCATTCCTAATGTTAACGTAAGTAGAACAGGATACCACGAAAGAGACTTAATGAACTACGAAGCTAAAAGTGTTAAGTTTAACGGTGCTATTCACTATCGTCCATTAGGAAATGATAGAGTTGAAATTATTTGGAATTCTAAATTTGGTACTGGTAACACTATTTACCAAGGACAAAACAGATATAGTTTAAAGAACTTCTTTATGGAGCAACATAAATTAGAAGTAAGAGGTAAAAACTTCTTTATTAGAGGTTATTTTGCTGGAGAAGATGCTGGAGACTCTTACGATACTCGTTTTGCTGCTATTGGTGTTAACAGCAAGTGGAAATCAAACACTGCTTGGTTCGGTGAATACATCAATACAATTGCTGGAATTAATCTAGCAGGTAACCCATTAGGTTTAACGGAAGCTCAAATTCATCAAGCTGCAAGAGACGTTGCAGATACTGGACGTCCAGAGCCAGGTTCTGCTGAATTCACTAGAATTCTCAACGAAGTTACTGCTGACCCAGATCTTTTAACAGGTTCTAAATTTAGAGACAACACGAACTACTACCACGCAGATGGTAACTTAAACTTACGTGATTATATTGACTGGGCAGAAGTTCAATTTGGAGGTTCTTATCGTCAATACAACCTAAACTCTTTCGGAACTATCTATACCGATGGAGATAGTCCTATTAGCTATGATGAGTACGGAGTATATTCTCAAATTCAGAAAAAAATGATGGATGATAGATTAAAGTTTACTGGATCTATCAGATATGATAAAGCTCAAAACTTTGATGGTAACTTCTCTCCAAGAGTATCTTTAGCATATGCTGCTGGTGAGACTAAAAACCATAACTTCAGAGCTTCATTCCAAACAGGTTTCCGTAATCCAACTACGCAAGATCAATATATTGGTTTAGGTACTGGTGCTGGATTCATTATGGGTACTGCTGAAGATAATTTAGATAGATTTGTTGTAAATCAATCTTTCAACGGAACAAATTACACTATAACTGGTAGAGATGCATTTACCAGAGGGGTATCTGCTGCTTCATTGAGAGCTGGAACTCCAACGTTAACTACTACTGATTTAGTAAAACCTGAAAAAGTTACTGCTTTTGAAGTTGGTTATCGTGGTGCTATTCCGTTAGGAGAAAACAAATTATCTGTTGATTTTAGTACATACTACAACCAATATGAAAACTTTATCGCAAACAAAGATATTATTGTTCCTTTATTTGGTTCTTTCAACAATGGAATTCCAGATGCTTTAGCATTAGCGGCATTATCTAGTAGTGCTAGTAGAGTTGCTATTAGTACTAAAACAAACTCAGAAGTTGATGTAACTTCTTACGGAATTGGTCTTGGATTGAACACAAAAGTATTTAATGGATTTAACGTTGGATTAAACTATACTTGGTCTAAATTTGATTTTGATCAAGCTAAAGATCCTGATTTTGAAGCTGGATTTAACACTCCAGAACACAAAGTTAAAGCACAATTTGGCCACCCTAACTTATTTGAAAACTTCGGATTTAATGTAAGTGCTCGTTGGCAAAACGAATTTTACTGGCAATCTACTTTCTTAGAAGGAAATGTTGAAGACAGAACTGTAATTGATGCTCAAATTAACTATGCTGTACCATCTATTAAATCTATATTTAAAGTTGGAGGTACTAACTTAACAGGTGAAGAGTACTTAAGTGCTCCAGGTGTTGGTGCTATTGGATCTCAATACTACATCTCTTGGACTATTAACAACTAA